A region of Piscinibacter gummiphilus DNA encodes the following proteins:
- a CDS encoding LysR family transcriptional regulator, with amino-acid sequence MDKFQAMQAFLRVVESGTFVKAAESMQLPKPTVTRLIQSLEDHLSVKLLNRTTRRVSVTSEGAAYYDRASRLLGELDELEASVVASRSAPKGRLKIDLPGSLGIGVIVPALASFRSKYPDIDLEIGVGDRSVDLIGDNVDCVVRGGELRDQSLIARRVGDVHMVTCASPLYLKANGLPLHPNDLDASHTLIRASIQPSGRLLPFVLAKDHETVESNGRRIITLNDTNASVAAATAGLGIVCVPSFLVQERIGDGSLELVLPEWDAPSIPIHVVYPPNRHLSAKVRVFVDWIVELFAAHDLLQRKSTLPDRPAARAQGATEAPVAEAVG; translated from the coding sequence ATGGACAAGTTTCAGGCGATGCAGGCGTTCCTGCGGGTGGTGGAGTCGGGCACCTTCGTGAAGGCGGCGGAGTCCATGCAGCTGCCCAAGCCCACGGTTACCCGGCTGATCCAGTCCCTGGAGGACCACCTGTCGGTGAAACTGCTGAACCGCACGACGCGGCGGGTGAGTGTCACGTCCGAGGGCGCGGCCTACTACGACCGGGCCAGCCGCCTGCTGGGCGAGCTGGACGAGCTGGAGGCGAGCGTGGTCGCGTCGCGCAGCGCGCCCAAGGGGCGGCTGAAGATCGACCTGCCGGGGTCGCTCGGCATCGGCGTGATCGTGCCGGCGCTCGCGTCGTTCCGCTCGAAATACCCGGACATCGACCTCGAGATCGGCGTCGGCGACCGGTCCGTGGACCTGATCGGCGACAACGTCGACTGCGTGGTGCGTGGGGGCGAGCTGCGCGACCAGTCCCTGATCGCGCGCCGCGTGGGCGATGTGCACATGGTGACTTGCGCGAGCCCGTTGTACCTGAAGGCGAACGGCCTGCCGCTCCACCCGAACGACCTCGATGCGAGCCACACGCTGATCCGTGCGTCGATCCAGCCGTCCGGCCGCCTGCTGCCCTTCGTGCTGGCCAAGGACCACGAGACCGTGGAGTCGAATGGCCGGCGCATCATCACGCTCAACGACACCAACGCGAGCGTGGCTGCGGCCACGGCGGGCCTGGGCATCGTGTGCGTGCCGTCGTTCCTCGTGCAGGAGCGCATCGGCGACGGCTCGCTCGAACTCGTGCTGCCCGAGTGGGATGCGCCGTCGATCCCGATCCACGTCGTCTACCCGCCGAATCGCCACCTGAGCGCGAAGGTGCGGGTGTTCGTCGACTGGATCGTGGAGCTGTTCGCCGCGCACGACCTGCTGCAGCGCAAGAGCACGCTGCCCGACCGTCCTGCGGCCCGCGCTCAGGGGGCCACCGAGGCGCCTGTGGCCGAAGCGGTCGGCTGA
- a CDS encoding TonB-dependent siderophore receptor produces MAHPLHSSLRTPRRAVALACLATAAAAHAQTDAPALAPLVVKSQAPVPPSALTGFGDVPLVSVPMQATVVTRDQLEESQARRLADILSYEAAATDAYNSPGYWDFVALRGYVLDQRYNYRREGLPITAETVIPLANKERIEILKGTSGIQAGTSSPGGLVNYVVKRPTDTTLRNAAVTVGDRGTLGGGIDLGGRAGNDGVFGYRVNVAYENSKPEIDHYDHAERTVAAFAGDWRIAPDSLLEAEIEWSHQVGKSLPGHSLTGDSIPTVRQPDNLNNQPWSQPNVFDGLTGTVRFDQGFGGGWHWVSVVGAQSLKTDDRLAYPFGFECGTPTGYCDRYGPNGDYDVYDFRSEGERRRVQVAQTAVKGRVDTGGISHQLHGGVQYNRRSVGVQTGANNYVGVGNIDGTKVTPEDPTRAEPGTNSKERNLEFFATDAIDWGHGFSTWLGVRTTRLHRDTVDSEGNNATGYGDTVTTPWLAASYEWTPRQHVYASWGEGAESYVVPGAAGAAGYTNAGQVLQAKSRQWEVGTKGSAGNTDWGIAWFDIDRPTVTDTGADYYLDGSAHHRGIDGNVTHTLGPWQLRAGAMWLKARREGSSDPTLNGRTPVNVPEQTLKAQARYRVPYVSGLDLQANVTYEGRRNVLDDGSIELPSWTRTDLAARFTHKLDGTSLTWTLGLFNAFDKRAWKESPSQYGHVYLFPMEARTVRLTVLAEL; encoded by the coding sequence ATGGCCCATCCGCTCCATTCCTCCCTCCGCACGCCGCGCCGTGCGGTCGCCCTCGCCTGCCTCGCCACCGCCGCGGCGGCTCACGCGCAGACCGATGCGCCGGCCCTCGCGCCACTGGTCGTCAAGTCCCAGGCGCCCGTGCCCCCCAGCGCCCTCACCGGGTTCGGCGACGTGCCGCTGGTGTCGGTTCCGATGCAGGCCACGGTCGTCACGCGCGACCAGCTCGAGGAGTCGCAGGCACGCCGCCTCGCCGACATCCTGTCGTACGAGGCCGCCGCCACCGACGCCTACAACTCGCCCGGCTACTGGGACTTCGTCGCGCTGCGCGGCTACGTGCTCGACCAGCGCTACAACTACCGCCGTGAAGGCCTGCCCATCACGGCCGAGACCGTGATCCCGCTCGCGAACAAGGAACGCATCGAGATCCTGAAGGGCACGAGCGGCATCCAGGCCGGCACCAGTTCGCCGGGCGGCCTCGTCAACTACGTCGTCAAGCGCCCCACCGACACGACGCTGCGCAACGCCGCGGTGACGGTGGGTGACCGCGGCACGCTCGGCGGCGGCATCGACCTGGGGGGCCGCGCCGGCAACGACGGCGTGTTCGGCTACCGGGTCAACGTGGCCTACGAGAACAGCAAGCCCGAGATCGACCACTACGACCATGCCGAGCGCACCGTCGCCGCGTTCGCGGGCGACTGGCGCATCGCGCCGGACTCGCTGCTCGAAGCGGAGATCGAGTGGTCGCACCAGGTGGGCAAGAGCCTGCCGGGCCACAGCCTGACCGGCGACAGCATCCCCACCGTCCGCCAGCCCGACAACCTCAACAACCAGCCGTGGAGCCAGCCGAACGTGTTCGACGGCCTGACCGGCACCGTGCGCTTCGACCAGGGATTCGGCGGCGGCTGGCACTGGGTGAGTGTCGTCGGCGCGCAGAGCCTGAAGACGGACGACCGCCTCGCGTACCCGTTCGGCTTCGAATGCGGCACGCCCACCGGCTACTGCGACCGCTACGGCCCGAACGGCGACTACGACGTCTATGACTTCCGCAGCGAGGGCGAGCGCCGCCGCGTGCAGGTCGCGCAGACCGCGGTGAAGGGCCGCGTCGACACCGGCGGCATCTCGCACCAGCTGCATGGCGGCGTGCAATACAACCGGCGCAGCGTCGGGGTCCAGACCGGCGCGAACAACTACGTCGGCGTGGGCAACATCGACGGCACGAAGGTCACCCCCGAAGACCCGACACGGGCCGAACCAGGCACCAACAGCAAGGAACGCAACCTCGAGTTCTTCGCCACCGACGCGATCGACTGGGGCCACGGCTTCAGCACGTGGCTGGGCGTGCGCACGACCCGCCTGCACCGCGACACCGTCGACTCCGAAGGCAACAACGCCACCGGCTACGGCGACACCGTGACCACGCCGTGGCTCGCCGCCTCGTACGAATGGACGCCCCGCCAGCACGTGTACGCCAGCTGGGGCGAAGGCGCCGAGTCGTACGTGGTGCCCGGCGCCGCGGGTGCCGCGGGCTACACGAACGCCGGCCAGGTGCTGCAGGCGAAGAGCCGGCAGTGGGAGGTGGGCACGAAGGGGAGCGCCGGGAACACCGACTGGGGCATCGCCTGGTTCGACATCGACCGCCCCACGGTCACCGACACCGGCGCCGACTACTACCTCGACGGCTCGGCCCACCACCGCGGCATCGACGGCAACGTCACCCACACGCTGGGCCCCTGGCAGTTGCGGGCCGGGGCGATGTGGCTCAAGGCGCGCCGCGAAGGCTCGTCCGACCCCACGCTGAACGGCCGCACCCCGGTCAACGTCCCCGAGCAGACCCTGAAGGCCCAGGCCCGCTACCGCGTGCCGTACGTGTCCGGCCTCGACCTGCAGGCCAACGTCACCTACGAAGGTCGCCGCAACGTGCTGGACGACGGCTCGATCGAACTGCCGTCGTGGACCCGCACCGACCTCGCGGCCCGCTTCACCCACAAGCTGGACGGCACGTCGCTCACGTGGACGCTGGGCCTCTTCAACGCGTTCGACAAGCGCGCGTGGAAGGAATCGCCCTCGCAATACGGGCACGTGTACCTGTTCCCGATGGAGGCCCGCACGGTTCGTCTCACGGTCCTCGCAGAACTTTGA
- the murI gene encoding glutamate racemase codes for MTSIAASSSADPKPLVGVFDSGLGGLSVLSVLHRTLPEHPLHYVADSAHAPYGERTDEYVAARTLAIGGHLVASGARLIVVACNTATAVAVAALRERWPEIPVVGVEPAIKPAVKTSASGRIGVMATPTTLRSAKFQRLLDAHGGDATIVLQPCPGLAGQIERGDLDAPDMVAMIETFCAPLRDARVDTVVLGCTHYPFVRHHIQAAMGEGVMLIDTAWPVSRQAARLLGVTPEDAPSTAPVMLQTTGDVAHLRSVVSRWLDFPCNVSAASQI; via the coding sequence ATGACCTCGATCGCCGCGTCCTCTTCCGCCGACCCGAAGCCCCTCGTGGGCGTGTTCGACTCCGGCCTCGGCGGCCTGTCGGTGCTGAGCGTGCTGCACCGCACCCTGCCCGAGCACCCGCTGCATTACGTCGCCGACTCGGCCCACGCGCCGTACGGCGAACGCACCGACGAGTACGTGGCCGCGCGCACCCTCGCCATCGGCGGCCACCTCGTCGCCAGCGGCGCCCGCCTGATCGTGGTGGCCTGCAACACGGCCACGGCCGTGGCTGTGGCCGCGCTGCGCGAGCGCTGGCCGGAGATTCCCGTCGTGGGCGTCGAGCCCGCGATCAAGCCGGCCGTGAAGACCTCGGCCAGCGGCCGCATCGGCGTGATGGCGACGCCCACCACCTTGCGCAGCGCGAAGTTCCAGCGCCTGCTCGACGCCCACGGCGGTGACGCGACGATCGTGCTGCAGCCCTGCCCCGGCCTCGCCGGACAGATCGAACGCGGGGACCTCGACGCACCCGACATGGTGGCGATGATCGAGACCTTCTGCGCGCCGTTGCGCGACGCGCGTGTCGACACCGTGGTGCTCGGCTGCACCCACTACCCGTTCGTGCGCCACCACATCCAGGCCGCGATGGGCGAAGGCGTCATGCTGATCGACACCGCATGGCCCGTCTCGCGGCAGGCCGCACGGTTGCTCGGTGTCACGCCCGAAGACGCACCGTCGACCGCACCCGTGATGCTGCAGACCACGGGCGATGTCGCGCATCTTCGCTCCGTGGTGTCGCGCTGGCTCGATTTCCCCTGCAACGTGTCAGCCGCTTCGCAAATCTAG